In one Sphingobium indicum B90A genomic region, the following are encoded:
- a CDS encoding A24 family peptidase, producing MMGDIFRMALIGALALLLIVASVTDLRSRIISNRLNLTVAGLAPLWWLACGLPLWPGMAVQLLAGLIVFMAFAVLFALGCMGGGDVKLLGALALWFPWQATLSMLMLMAVLGGIVTIVTVVHHRMTRRLGQPQIPYGIAISFAALWLLGERYINQFA from the coding sequence ATGATGGGGGATATTTTCCGAATGGCGCTGATCGGCGCCCTGGCATTGCTGCTGATCGTGGCGTCCGTCACAGATCTGCGGTCTCGCATCATCTCCAACCGGCTGAACCTGACGGTGGCCGGGCTGGCGCCGCTCTGGTGGCTGGCCTGCGGCCTGCCGCTCTGGCCGGGCATGGCGGTGCAGTTGCTGGCGGGGCTGATCGTGTTCATGGCGTTCGCCGTCCTGTTCGCGCTCGGCTGCATGGGCGGCGGCGACGTGAAGCTGCTGGGCGCGCTCGCGCTCTGGTTCCCGTGGCAGGCGACCCTGTCGATGCTGATGCTGATGGCGGTGCTGGGGGGCATCGTCACCATCGTGACCGTCGTGCACCATCGCATGACCCGGCGGCTGGGCCAGCCGCAAATCCCCTATGGCATAGCCATCTCGTTCGCGGCGCTTTGGCTGCTTGGCGAACGATATATTAACCAATTTGCGTGA
- a CDS encoding alpha/beta fold hydrolase produces the protein MRRMDSPRFVPAPFDRRAWPMDGRLDYWTAPDGWGLRRYRLGEGGRGRMLVLGGRGDMIEKYLEVIRHWADRGWAVTGFDWRGQGGSGRTTADPLCGHIDDFGQWIADLDAFAADWRRQGEGPSAIVAHSMGGHLLLRALAEGMAPPDAAVTVAPMMGLRTAPLPRWLAVAIAEAMCALGFAEKQAWTQKEESERQRRMRQKRLTHDPERYADELWWRDHGREVALGPPSWKWVAQALHSTRALERGGAIERIAVPLLILAARTDRLVSTPAIERIAARIAGARLHVYGREAAHEILRELDPVRLDALARIDRFLDEVAPNRIGAG, from the coding sequence ATGCGGCGCATGGATTCGCCCCGCTTCGTTCCCGCCCCCTTCGACCGGCGCGCCTGGCCGATGGACGGGCGGCTCGATTACTGGACCGCGCCCGACGGCTGGGGCCTGCGCCGCTACCGGCTGGGCGAGGGCGGTCGCGGCAGGATGCTGGTGCTGGGCGGACGCGGCGACATGATCGAGAAATATCTTGAGGTCATCCGCCACTGGGCCGACCGGGGATGGGCGGTCACCGGCTTCGACTGGCGCGGGCAGGGCGGATCGGGCCGCACGACCGCCGATCCGCTGTGCGGGCATATCGACGATTTCGGGCAATGGATCGCCGACCTGGATGCCTTCGCCGCCGATTGGCGCAGGCAGGGGGAAGGGCCGAGCGCCATCGTCGCGCACAGCATGGGCGGCCACCTGCTGCTGCGCGCGCTGGCGGAGGGGATGGCGCCGCCCGACGCGGCCGTGACCGTCGCGCCGATGATGGGCCTGCGCACCGCGCCGCTGCCCCGCTGGCTGGCGGTGGCCATTGCCGAAGCGATGTGCGCGCTGGGCTTTGCCGAAAAACAGGCCTGGACGCAGAAGGAGGAGTCGGAACGGCAGCGCCGCATGCGGCAGAAGCGGCTGACCCACGATCCCGAACGCTATGCCGATGAACTGTGGTGGCGCGACCATGGGCGGGAGGTGGCGCTGGGGCCGCCTAGCTGGAAATGGGTGGCGCAGGCGCTGCATTCGACCCGCGCGCTGGAAAGGGGTGGGGCGATCGAGCGGATCGCGGTGCCCTTGCTCATACTCGCGGCGCGGACGGACCGGCTGGTCTCCACGCCCGCCATCGAGCGGATCGCGGCGCGGATCGCCGGCGCGCGGCTGCATGTCTACGGGCGCGAGGCGGCGCATGAGATATTGCGGGAGCTGGACCCGGTGCGGCTGGACGCGCTGGCGCGCATCGACCGCTTCCTGGATGAGGTCGCCCCGAACCGGATCGGCGCGGGATGA
- a CDS encoding NAD(P)/FAD-dependent oxidoreductase: MNRHDIVIVGGGIAGASLGAVLADRASVLMLEMEPSAGYHATGRAVSFWEETYGGLAVQPLTTASGPMLAAPDPDFCESPFLTPRRTLHVGRAGDAAARDRLLEQFGAKVDLVPVDPAALVPGLRPEWSLGVLEPGVCDIDVAALHQAWLRRFRRLGGEVRLATALRRAEARDGGWRIETDAGAIDCGVIVDAAGAWADDVARACGVAPIGIAPLRRTVVQLRVPAMPSADLPLVMDLGSQFYFKPEGEGRVWLTPHDEEPSPPCDAAPEEMAVAEAIARFESVVDWPVEAVERKWAGLRSFSRDRAPVYGFDPAARGFFWFAGQGGFGIQTSPAAALLGAALLRGEALPPQIAGIDPAPYSPARFR, translated from the coding sequence ATGAACCGGCACGACATCGTGATCGTGGGCGGCGGGATCGCCGGGGCGAGCCTTGGCGCGGTGCTGGCGGACCGTGCCAGCGTGTTGATGCTGGAGATGGAGCCGAGCGCCGGCTATCACGCGACGGGGCGGGCAGTCTCCTTCTGGGAGGAGACTTATGGCGGGCTGGCCGTCCAGCCGCTGACCACGGCGTCGGGTCCGATGCTGGCCGCGCCCGATCCGGACTTTTGCGAAAGCCCCTTTCTGACGCCGCGCCGGACGCTGCATGTCGGGCGGGCGGGAGACGCGGCGGCGCGCGACCGTCTGCTGGAGCAGTTCGGCGCCAAGGTGGACCTGGTTCCGGTCGATCCCGCCGCGCTGGTCCCCGGACTAAGGCCGGAATGGTCGCTGGGCGTTCTGGAGCCGGGGGTGTGCGACATCGACGTGGCGGCGCTGCATCAGGCCTGGTTGCGGCGGTTCCGGCGCCTGGGCGGCGAGGTGCGGCTGGCGACGGCGTTGCGGCGCGCCGAAGCGCGGGACGGCGGTTGGCGGATCGAAACCGATGCGGGCGCGATCGATTGCGGCGTGATCGTCGACGCGGCGGGGGCATGGGCCGACGACGTGGCCAGGGCCTGCGGCGTAGCGCCCATCGGCATTGCGCCGCTGCGCAGGACAGTGGTGCAATTGCGCGTGCCGGCCATGCCCTCGGCCGATCTGCCGCTGGTCATGGACCTTGGATCGCAATTCTATTTCAAGCCGGAAGGGGAGGGCCGCGTCTGGCTGACCCCGCATGACGAGGAACCATCGCCCCCCTGCGACGCCGCGCCGGAGGAAATGGCGGTGGCGGAGGCGATTGCGCGTTTCGAGTCGGTGGTCGACTGGCCGGTCGAGGCGGTGGAGCGCAAATGGGCCGGGCTGCGCAGCTTCTCCCGCGACCGCGCGCCGGTCTATGGCTTCGATCCGGCGGCGCGGGGATTTTTCTGGTTCGCCGGGCAGGGCGGGTTCGGCATCCAGACCTCGCCCGCGGCGGCTCTGCTGGGCGCTGCCCTTCTCAGGGGAGAGGCTTTGCCGCCCCAGATCGCGGGGATCGATCCGGCGCCTTATTCTCCGGCGCGGTTCCGTTAA
- a CDS encoding lipopolysaccharide biosynthesis protein — translation MTINRGSGGAQEGFARILANTGWLLGGKGVGAVLSLAYLAIVTRTLGVADFGRFALVLSATGLIQTLVNFDSWQIVVRYGQPHLASGNGDALNRVLRFCILIDLGSAVAGGLIAAFIILAFGPLMQLSAGMGWQAWIFCMVMMITIRSSPTGVLRLFDRFDTGAFAETMIPVGRMIGAALAWMLMPNVTGFLIAWGAAELLCAISYWWLALRVGGDRLGSWRAGRALDARRENPGIVGFLTATNLQTTLSSVGQQVAVLVVGLFAGPAGAGLYRLANQLANSLTKISGLLSRSIFVELSRTHSSHGHEALGTLFRRTNRLALVAGAAIIALILAVGHPLLGLIAGKAFLPAYPLLLLLGIAACIDLVGVSYRPLLMATDRASLSLRITLVSTVLLLGMQAALLPIYGTVGAASANIVASIAGFAMMGLASRRVLARSDMKEAR, via the coding sequence GTGACGATCAACCGCGGATCGGGTGGCGCTCAGGAAGGCTTCGCCCGCATCCTGGCGAACACCGGCTGGCTGCTGGGCGGCAAGGGCGTGGGCGCGGTGCTGAGCCTTGCCTATCTCGCCATCGTCACGCGGACCCTGGGCGTCGCGGATTTCGGCCGCTTCGCGCTGGTGCTGAGCGCCACCGGCCTCATCCAGACGCTGGTCAATTTCGACAGTTGGCAGATCGTGGTGCGCTACGGCCAGCCGCATCTGGCGTCCGGCAATGGCGACGCGCTGAACCGGGTGCTGCGCTTCTGCATCCTGATCGACCTGGGTTCGGCCGTCGCGGGCGGGCTGATCGCGGCGTTCATCATCCTCGCCTTCGGGCCGCTGATGCAATTGTCGGCGGGCATGGGTTGGCAGGCATGGATCTTCTGCATGGTGATGATGATCACCATCCGCTCCAGCCCGACCGGCGTGCTGCGGCTGTTCGACCGATTCGATACCGGCGCCTTCGCCGAAACCATGATTCCGGTCGGGCGCATGATCGGCGCGGCGCTCGCCTGGATGCTGATGCCCAATGTCACCGGCTTCCTGATTGCCTGGGGCGCTGCCGAACTGCTCTGCGCGATCAGCTACTGGTGGCTCGCGCTGCGCGTCGGTGGCGACAGGCTCGGAAGCTGGCGGGCCGGCCGGGCGCTGGACGCGCGCAGGGAAAATCCCGGCATCGTCGGCTTCCTCACCGCCACCAATTTGCAGACGACCCTGTCCTCCGTCGGCCAGCAGGTGGCCGTGCTGGTGGTCGGCCTGTTCGCGGGACCGGCGGGGGCCGGCCTCTATCGGCTGGCCAACCAGCTCGCCAATTCCCTGACCAAGATTTCCGGCCTGCTCTCCCGCAGCATCTTCGTGGAATTGAGCCGCACCCATTCCAGCCATGGCCATGAGGCGCTGGGCACGTTGTTCCGGCGGACCAACCGGCTGGCGCTGGTCGCAGGGGCGGCGATCATCGCCCTGATCCTGGCCGTCGGCCATCCCTTGTTGGGCCTGATCGCCGGCAAGGCGTTTCTGCCGGCCTATCCGCTGCTGCTGCTGCTGGGGATCGCGGCCTGCATCGACCTGGTCGGGGTCAGCTATCGTCCGCTGCTGATGGCGACCGACCGGGCCAGCCTTTCGCTGCGCATCACGCTGGTTTCAACTGTGCTGCTGCTGGGGATGCAGGCGGCCTTGCTGCCGATATACGGAACGGTCGGGGCGGCCAGCGCGAATATCGTCGCCTCGATCGCCGGCTTTGCCATGATGGGCCTGGCGAGCCGACGGGTCTTGGCCCGGTCCGACATGAAGGAAGCGCGCTGA
- a CDS encoding phosphocholine cytidylyltransferase family protein: MTISKAIILSAGQGSRLLPLTRDVPKCMIDFNGRTLISWQVAALVANGVTDIVVVTGFRTERVEDHALQLYRETGARIRTVFNPFFQVADNLGTCWIAREEMDRDFIILNGDTIVSDEIVAKLIAGAQDAITVTVDVKPGDYDDDDMKVNRDETGRLLAIGKRLLPHDTNAESIGMLAFKGEGAAIFRNQIDQMMRTPEGVERWYLRAIDIIAKGNRVGTVSIEGLDWQEVDFPQDVEAANALTARWLAEGRYAK, translated from the coding sequence ATGACTATTTCGAAAGCCATCATCCTTTCCGCGGGCCAGGGATCGCGCCTGCTGCCGCTGACCCGCGACGTGCCCAAATGCATGATCGATTTCAACGGCCGCACCCTCATAAGCTGGCAGGTCGCCGCGCTGGTGGCGAACGGCGTGACCGACATCGTCGTCGTCACAGGCTTCCGCACCGAACGGGTGGAGGACCATGCCCTGCAACTCTATCGCGAAACCGGCGCGCGCATCCGCACCGTATTCAACCCCTTCTTCCAGGTGGCGGATAACCTTGGCACCTGCTGGATCGCGCGTGAGGAGATGGACCGGGACTTCATCATCCTGAACGGCGATACCATCGTTTCGGACGAGATCGTGGCGAAGCTGATCGCGGGGGCGCAGGACGCCATCACCGTGACCGTGGACGTCAAGCCCGGCGACTATGACGATGACGACATGAAGGTGAACCGGGACGAGACGGGGCGCCTGCTCGCCATCGGCAAGCGGTTGCTGCCGCACGACACCAATGCCGAATCCATCGGCATGCTGGCCTTCAAGGGAGAGGGGGCCGCGATCTTCCGCAACCAGATCGACCAGATGATGCGCACGCCCGAAGGGGTGGAGCGCTGGTATCTGCGCGCCATCGACATCATCGCCAAGGGCAACCGGGTCGGCACCGTCTCCATCGAGGGGCTGGACTGGCAGGAAGTCGACTTCCCGCAGGATGTGGAGGCGGCGAATGCGCTCACCGCCCGCTGGCTGGCCGAAGGGCGCTACGCGAAGTAG
- a CDS encoding HIT family protein produces MNATIKKFGYPATLIAEFAHWLVLLRPAQPTLGSLVLAAKSDAEAFGDLPPAAHAELASVTKAIESALGQAVGYGKINYLMLMMVDPHVHFHVLPRYEGSREHAGVAVPDAGWPGQPDLGSAAKLSSDQIAALTGWLKLYFA; encoded by the coding sequence ATGAACGCGACCATCAAGAAATTCGGTTATCCCGCCACACTGATCGCGGAGTTCGCGCACTGGCTGGTGCTGCTGCGCCCGGCCCAGCCGACGCTGGGATCGCTGGTGCTGGCGGCGAAATCCGACGCGGAGGCCTTTGGCGACCTGCCGCCGGCAGCCCATGCCGAACTGGCGAGCGTGACCAAGGCGATCGAAAGCGCGCTCGGCCAGGCGGTCGGCTACGGCAAGATCAACTATCTGATGCTGATGATGGTGGACCCGCATGTCCATTTCCATGTGCTGCCCCGCTATGAGGGCAGCCGCGAACATGCAGGCGTTGCAGTCCCCGATGCCGGATGGCCGGGACAGCCCGACCTGGGCAGTGCGGCGAAACTTTCGTCGGACCAGATCGCCGCGCTGACCGGCTGGCTCAAACTCTACTTCGCGTAG
- a CDS encoding CDP-alcohol phosphatidyltransferase family protein: MTQTIMTALGPVRLLGENATRIWGMSNAERCRRMAESSAKNGSALADGHELLFNLAYAFDPMLLRLALEEPGTVFAWGAAPIVGQVPAGSDPLGAAHVVDLSDGRKLYNRQLRKLEQPFVRELTPATRRDIERQSYFGAYKGVTDLLTKYLWPELALWLTRLAASIGMTPNMVTAIGATLCVAATWFFAQGLYWTGMLAGFVFMVLDTVDGKLARCTITSSKWGNVADHGVDLIHPPFWWYFWGVGLSAWELALSARDFALVMAAVIAGYVLQRVIEGMFIKDFGMDIHVWQRFDSRFRLITARRNPNMVILFVALLAGRPDIGLIALAWWTIISLAVHAVRLVQAYGAQRAGRPVVSWMEAGA, from the coding sequence ATGACCCAGACGATCATGACCGCGCTCGGCCCGGTGCGGCTGCTGGGCGAAAACGCCACCCGCATCTGGGGCATGTCCAATGCCGAACGATGCCGCCGCATGGCCGAAAGCTCCGCGAAGAACGGCAGCGCGTTGGCGGACGGCCATGAACTGCTGTTCAACCTGGCCTACGCCTTCGATCCGATGCTGCTGCGGCTGGCGCTGGAGGAGCCGGGAACGGTCTTCGCCTGGGGCGCGGCGCCCATCGTTGGACAGGTACCGGCGGGCAGCGATCCGCTGGGCGCGGCGCATGTCGTCGATCTTTCGGACGGGCGGAAGCTCTACAACCGGCAACTCCGCAAGCTGGAGCAACCCTTCGTCCGGGAACTCACCCCCGCCACCCGGCGCGACATAGAGCGGCAAAGCTATTTCGGCGCCTATAAGGGCGTCACCGACCTGCTCACCAAATATCTCTGGCCCGAACTGGCGCTTTGGCTGACTCGGCTGGCCGCTTCCATCGGCATGACGCCCAATATGGTGACGGCCATCGGCGCGACGCTCTGCGTGGCCGCAACCTGGTTCTTCGCGCAGGGGCTGTATTGGACCGGCATGCTCGCCGGCTTCGTCTTCATGGTGCTGGACACGGTGGACGGGAAGCTGGCCCGCTGCACCATCACCTCGTCCAAATGGGGCAATGTCGCGGACCATGGCGTGGACCTGATCCACCCGCCCTTCTGGTGGTATTTCTGGGGCGTGGGGCTTTCGGCCTGGGAGCTGGCGCTGTCGGCGCGGGACTTCGCGCTGGTGATGGCGGCGGTGATCGCGGGCTATGTTCTCCAAAGGGTGATCGAGGGAATGTTCATCAAGGATTTCGGGATGGACATCCATGTCTGGCAGCGGTTCGACAGCCGGTTCCGCCTGATCACCGCGCGGCGCAATCCGAACATGGTGATCCTGTTCGTCGCGCTGCTGGCTGGACGGCCGGACATCGGCCTGATCGCATTGGCCTGGTGGACGATCATCTCGCTGGCCGTCCATGCCGTCCGGCTGGTGCAGGCCTATGGCGCGCAGCGCGCCGGGCGGCCCGTCGTCAGTTGGATGGAGGCAGGCGCATGA
- a CDS encoding succinate dehydrogenase iron-sulfur subunit, with amino-acid sequence MAEFSLPKNSKISAKGATHKAPDGATNVKSFKVYRYDPDSGQNPRYDTFEIDLDNCGPMVLDALLKIKNEYDPTLTFRRSCREGICGSCSMNMNGRNGLACTTSIEECAGKEVRVTPLPHMDVIKDLVPDFTHFYAQYNSIKPWLQTVSPAPSGKERLQSPADREKLDGLYECILCACCSTSCPSYWWNSDKFLGPAILLQAYRWLADSRDEYTGERLDELEDPFRLYRCHTIMNCANVCPKGLSPAKAIAETKKMMVERQL; translated from the coding sequence ATGGCCGAATTTTCGTTGCCCAAGAACAGCAAGATCAGCGCCAAGGGCGCAACCCACAAGGCGCCGGACGGCGCGACGAACGTCAAGAGCTTCAAGGTCTATCGCTACGATCCCGACTCCGGGCAAAATCCCCGCTACGACACGTTCGAGATCGATCTCGACAATTGCGGGCCGATGGTTCTGGACGCGTTGCTGAAGATCAAGAACGAATATGATCCGACGCTGACCTTCCGCCGTTCCTGCCGCGAGGGTATTTGCGGCTCCTGCTCGATGAACATGAACGGCCGCAACGGCCTGGCCTGCACCACCTCGATCGAGGAATGCGCGGGCAAGGAAGTGCGCGTCACGCCGCTGCCGCACATGGACGTGATCAAGGATCTGGTCCCCGACTTCACCCATTTCTACGCGCAGTACAACAGCATCAAGCCCTGGCTGCAAACCGTCAGCCCGGCGCCCAGCGGCAAGGAACGGCTCCAGTCGCCCGCCGACCGCGAGAAGCTGGACGGCCTCTACGAGTGCATCCTGTGCGCCTGCTGCTCGACCTCCTGCCCCAGCTACTGGTGGAACAGCGACAAGTTCCTGGGTCCGGCGATCCTGCTCCAGGCCTATCGCTGGCTGGCCGACAGCCGCGACGAATATACCGGGGAGCGCCTGGACGAACTGGAAGATCCCTTCCGTCTCTATCGCTGCCACACCATCATGAACTGCGCGAATGTCTGCCCCAAGGGACTGAGCCCGGCGAAGGCGATCGCGGAAACCAAGAAGATGATGGTCGAACGGCAGCTCTGA
- a CDS encoding PaaI family thioesterase, producing the protein MAEGPWAGWSCWTDTAPGTFLDSAIGTSYSRSDAADRATVMLESRPSHANRLGLLHGGLLAAFADHAYFAALAAMGRPEQAAAVTVDLGMQYCGSGKIGPVLRAEVELLRETGRLMFLRLTIFQDDDLIAASNATVRKAPESRKPLSK; encoded by the coding sequence GTGGCCGAAGGGCCCTGGGCGGGCTGGTCATGCTGGACCGATACGGCGCCGGGAACCTTCCTCGATTCGGCCATCGGCACCAGCTATTCGCGCAGCGACGCGGCGGACAGGGCGACGGTCATGCTGGAAAGCAGGCCGTCGCACGCCAACCGCCTGGGCCTGCTGCACGGCGGCTTGCTGGCGGCCTTTGCCGACCATGCCTATTTCGCCGCCCTGGCGGCGATGGGCCGTCCGGAACAGGCAGCGGCGGTGACCGTTGACCTTGGCATGCAATATTGTGGTTCCGGAAAGATCGGTCCCGTCCTGCGCGCGGAGGTGGAATTGCTGCGCGAAACCGGACGGCTGATGTTCCTGCGCCTGACCATTTTCCAGGATGACGATCTGATCGCGGCATCGAACGCGACCGTGCGCAAGGCGCCCGAATCCAGGAAGCCGCTTTCCAAGTGA